CGCCGAGGTCTTCGAGCCGTACTTCGGCGACGGATCGGCCCTCGGACTGCACCTGGAGTACGTCACCGAGCGGGAGCCGCTGGGCACCGGCGGCGCCATCCGCAACGTCGCCGAGCGCCTGCACTCCGCCCCCGGCGACCCGGTGCTGATCTTCAACGGCGACATCCTCACCGGCCTGGACATCGGCGCCCTCGTCGACACCCACCGCACCTCCGGCGCCGATGTCTCCCTGCACCTCACCCGGGTCGAGGACCCCCGCGCCTTCGGGCTGGTGCCCACCGACGACACCGGCCGGGTCACCGCCTTCCTGGAGAAGCCGCAGACCCCCGAGGAGATCGTCACCGACCAGATCAACGCCGGCGCCTACGTCTTCAACCGGTCGGTCATCGACGCCATCCCGGCCGACCGCCCGGTCTCCGTGGAGCGCGAGACGTTCCCCGGGCTCCTCGCCGACGGCGCCCACCTCCAGGGCATGGTCGACTCCACCTACTGGCTCGACCTCGGCACCCCGCAGGCGTTCGTCCGGGGTTCCGCCGACCTCGTCCTCGGCCGCGCCCCGTCCCCGGCGGTGCCCGGCCGCCGCGGCGACCGCCTGGTCATGGAGACCGCCGAGGTCGCCGTGGACGCCAAGCTGACCGGCGGCACCGTCGCCGGCCCG
The sequence above is a segment of the Streptomyces lydicus genome. Coding sequences within it:
- a CDS encoding nucleotidyltransferase family protein; protein product: MTEAILLVGGKGTRLRPLTARTPKPMVPAAGVPFLTHQLARARAAGVEHIVLATSYLAEVFEPYFGDGSALGLHLEYVTEREPLGTGGAIRNVAERLHSAPGDPVLIFNGDILTGLDIGALVDTHRTSGADVSLHLTRVEDPRAFGLVPTDDTGRVTAFLEKPQTPEEIVTDQINAGAYVFNRSVIDAIPADRPVSVERETFPGLLADGAHLQGMVDSTYWLDLGTPQAFVRGSADLVLGRAPSPAVPGRRGDRLVMETAEVAVDAKLTGGTVAGPRTVIGAGARIDGSAVLEGAVVEEGAHIRDSLIGAGARIGARTVLDGAVIGDGAVIGADNELRDGIRIWCDARIPDAAVRFSSDQ